The proteins below are encoded in one region of Paenarthrobacter ilicis:
- a CDS encoding S9 family peptidase: MSHISSAPSSAPESAVEPPVAKQVPTRREHHGDVFVDNYEWLRDKESAEVVDHLKSENAYQEAVTAHQEPLREAMFQEIKGRTQETDLSVPNRKDGWWYHSRSVEGKEYTIQCRVPARNTGDPVADWTPPAVEAGVELPGEEVLLDGNVEAEGQPFFSVGGAAVTVDGTLYAYAVDNSGDERFTLRIKDLRTGQLLPDVIEDIFYGVAFSPDGTRIFYTVVDDSWRPYQVKAHVLGTPVSEDQVIYQEDDVAMWLGFDLSSDRRHLVLSIGCSEFSETRLLSFDSYDAGLRTVISRDEHLLYEAEPFLLDGRETLLLTHNKDAINSMVSLVDPEELTKPLSGQNWRTVVEHSDKVRVNGAGVTSTHLVLSVRQDTIERVQVIPLAGLGTPGQGQPVEPAFEEELFTAGVAGSDYEAPVIRMGYTSYFTPSRVYDFVLPTDSAPGGELLLRKESPVLGGYTPSDYVATREWATADDGTRVPLSVLRHASVQQDSTAAGLVYGYGSYEMSMDPGFGVARLSLLDRGIVMVIAHIRGGGELGRRWYEDGKKLTKKNTFTDFIAATDWLAESGWVAPGRIAAMGGSAGGLLMGAITNMAPEKYAAVVAQVPFVDALTTILDPELPLSALEWEEWGNPITDPEAYAYMKSYTPYENVAAVDYPKIAAVTSFNDTRVLYVEPAKWVQALRAVSTGSQPIVMKIEMDGGHGGASGRYVQWRERAWDYAFIADSLGATELLPGAGLK; the protein is encoded by the coding sequence ATGAGCCACATATCTTCAGCCCCTTCCTCCGCGCCTGAATCCGCAGTTGAGCCACCCGTTGCCAAGCAGGTGCCGACGCGCCGCGAGCACCATGGAGATGTCTTTGTAGACAACTATGAGTGGCTCCGGGACAAGGAATCCGCTGAAGTGGTGGACCACCTCAAGTCGGAGAATGCCTACCAGGAGGCTGTAACGGCCCATCAGGAACCTCTGCGGGAAGCCATGTTCCAGGAAATCAAGGGACGCACCCAGGAAACGGACCTCTCCGTCCCCAACCGCAAGGATGGCTGGTGGTACCACAGCCGCTCGGTGGAGGGCAAGGAGTACACCATCCAATGCCGCGTCCCGGCCCGGAACACCGGGGATCCTGTGGCGGACTGGACGCCGCCCGCCGTGGAAGCAGGCGTGGAACTTCCCGGGGAAGAGGTGCTGCTGGACGGAAACGTGGAAGCGGAAGGACAACCCTTCTTCAGCGTGGGCGGCGCCGCCGTCACTGTGGACGGTACCCTCTATGCCTACGCTGTGGACAACTCCGGCGATGAGCGCTTCACCCTCCGCATCAAGGACCTCCGCACCGGCCAGCTCCTGCCCGACGTAATCGAGGACATCTTCTACGGAGTGGCCTTCTCCCCGGACGGCACACGCATCTTCTACACAGTGGTGGACGACTCCTGGCGCCCCTACCAGGTCAAGGCGCACGTCCTTGGCACTCCCGTCAGCGAGGACCAGGTCATCTACCAGGAAGACGACGTCGCCATGTGGCTGGGCTTCGACCTGTCCTCGGACCGCCGCCACCTGGTGCTCAGCATCGGCTGCTCCGAGTTCAGCGAGACCAGGCTCTTAAGCTTTGACAGCTACGACGCCGGCCTGCGCACCGTCATCTCCCGCGACGAGCACCTTCTCTACGAGGCCGAGCCCTTCCTGCTGGACGGCCGTGAAACTTTGCTGCTCACCCACAACAAGGACGCCATCAACTCCATGGTGAGCCTGGTGGATCCGGAAGAACTTACCAAGCCGCTGTCCGGGCAGAACTGGCGCACCGTCGTCGAACACTCAGACAAAGTGCGCGTCAACGGCGCCGGCGTTACGTCGACGCACCTGGTGCTTTCCGTCCGCCAGGACACCATTGAGCGTGTGCAAGTCATCCCGCTGGCGGGCCTTGGCACCCCTGGGCAGGGCCAGCCCGTGGAACCGGCCTTCGAGGAAGAGCTCTTCACCGCCGGGGTGGCTGGTTCCGACTATGAGGCACCCGTGATCCGCATGGGCTATACCTCCTACTTCACGCCGTCCCGCGTGTACGACTTTGTGCTGCCCACCGATTCTGCACCCGGTGGAGAGCTGCTGCTCCGCAAGGAAAGCCCGGTGCTGGGCGGCTACACCCCTTCCGACTACGTGGCCACCCGCGAATGGGCGACAGCCGACGACGGCACCCGGGTTCCGCTGTCCGTGCTGCGTCACGCCTCGGTCCAGCAGGACAGCACCGCCGCTGGCTTGGTCTACGGCTATGGCTCCTACGAAATGAGCATGGACCCCGGATTCGGCGTAGCCCGGTTGTCGCTGCTGGACCGCGGGATCGTGATGGTCATTGCGCACATCCGTGGCGGCGGCGAGCTGGGACGCCGGTGGTACGAGGACGGCAAGAAACTCACCAAGAAGAACACCTTCACGGACTTCATTGCCGCCACTGACTGGCTGGCGGAGTCCGGCTGGGTTGCTCCCGGACGCATTGCCGCGATGGGTGGCTCAGCCGGAGGCCTGCTCATGGGCGCCATTACCAACATGGCCCCCGAAAAGTACGCCGCCGTGGTGGCACAGGTACCGTTCGTGGACGCGCTCACCACCATCCTGGATCCCGAGCTTCCCCTGTCGGCGCTGGAGTGGGAAGAGTGGGGCAACCCCATCACGGACCCGGAGGCCTATGCCTATATGAAGTCCTACACGCCCTACGAAAACGTGGCAGCTGTTGACTACCCCAAGATCGCAGCAGTGACGTCCTTCAACGACACGCGCGTGCTGTACGTTGAGCCGGCCAAATGGGTGCAAGCCCTGCGCGCGGTATCCACGGGATCCCAGCCGATCGTCATGAAGATCGAGATGGACGGCGGACACGGCGGGGCTTCCGGACGTTACGTCCAATGGCGGGAACGGGCTTGGGACTATGCGTTCATTGCCGACTCACTGGGTGCCACGGAACTGCTTCCCGGCGCTGGCCTGAAGTAA
- the paaA gene encoding 1,2-phenylacetyl-CoA epoxidase subunit PaaA codes for MASQNLQSVPAELSPEEQEREAAGQAYFDRIISEDSRIEPRDWMPAAYRKTLLRQISQHAHSEIIGMQPEANWITRAPSLKRKSILMAKVQDEAGHGLYLYSAAETLGQSRDQMMEDLIAGKARYSSIFNYPTISWADMGAIGWLVDGAAICNQVPLCRASYGPYGRAMVRICKEESFHQRQGFEILLELANGTPAQKQMAQDAVNRWYAPSLMMFGPPDEDSPNSKQSMAWNIKRFSNDELRSRFVGMMVEQVRVLGLTLPDEDIRFNEETKKWEHGPLDWNEFKEVLAGRGPCNSQRVERRREAHENGAWVREAAVAYARKQAEKVNAA; via the coding sequence ATGGCATCTCAGAATCTGCAGTCAGTGCCCGCTGAGCTGTCCCCGGAGGAGCAGGAGCGGGAGGCGGCTGGTCAGGCGTATTTTGATCGCATCATTTCAGAGGACTCACGCATCGAGCCCCGCGACTGGATGCCGGCGGCATACCGCAAGACTTTGCTGCGTCAGATCTCGCAGCACGCCCACTCGGAAATCATCGGCATGCAGCCGGAAGCCAACTGGATCACCCGCGCTCCCAGCCTGAAGCGCAAGTCCATCCTGATGGCCAAGGTCCAGGATGAAGCCGGCCACGGTCTGTACCTGTACTCCGCAGCAGAGACGCTGGGGCAGAGCAGGGACCAGATGATGGAAGACCTCATTGCCGGCAAGGCCCGGTACTCCTCCATTTTCAACTACCCCACGATTTCCTGGGCGGACATGGGAGCAATTGGCTGGCTTGTTGATGGCGCGGCCATTTGCAACCAGGTGCCCCTGTGCCGTGCCTCGTACGGACCCTACGGACGCGCAATGGTGCGCATCTGCAAGGAAGAGTCCTTCCATCAGCGCCAGGGTTTCGAAATCCTGCTTGAGCTCGCCAACGGGACGCCCGCCCAGAAGCAGATGGCCCAGGACGCAGTGAACCGCTGGTACGCGCCGTCGCTGATGATGTTCGGCCCGCCGGACGAGGATTCACCCAACTCCAAGCAGTCCATGGCCTGGAACATCAAGCGCTTCAGCAATGACGAGCTCCGCAGCCGCTTTGTGGGCATGATGGTGGAGCAGGTCCGGGTGCTGGGGCTGACCCTTCCGGATGAGGACATCCGTTTCAACGAAGAAACCAAAAAGTGGGAGCACGGACCCCTGGACTGGAACGAGTTCAAGGAAGTCCTGGCTGGCCGCGGCCCTTGCAACTCGCAGCGCGTTGAGCGCCGCCGCGAGGCGCACGAAAACGGTGCCTGGGTGCGAGAAGCCGCAGTGGCGTACGCCCGCAAGCAAGCAGAGAAAGTGAATGCAGCATAA
- the paaC gene encoding 1,2-phenylacetyl-CoA epoxidase subunit PaaC, with the protein MTSHETAHNTDFAIDGHGDISVGVHGAGASGDGSASATRITPGNALRPEDIALEIKRGEVKPSEDIAEFALRIGDDGLILAQRLGHWISRAPELEEDIALGNIALDQLGHARSFLTYAGAAWGKSEDDLAYFRREHEFRSAHLFEQPNGDFAVTIARQFIVSFYQYQLYTALMESSDPTLAAISAKAVKEVDYHRDHSAQWVLRLAGGTEESRKRIIQGFKLVWPYVDEIFEDDQLTTRLAEARVAVQPSSLRAAFDRLTGEIMEQAQLDIPNVPQSLGGGRRGKHSEFLGYILAEMQVLAREHPGASW; encoded by the coding sequence GTGACCTCCCACGAAACTGCCCACAACACGGACTTCGCCATTGACGGCCACGGTGATATCTCCGTAGGCGTCCATGGCGCAGGCGCATCAGGCGATGGCTCGGCCAGCGCCACGCGCATCACTCCAGGCAATGCACTGCGCCCCGAGGATATTGCCTTGGAGATCAAGCGCGGCGAAGTGAAGCCAAGCGAGGACATTGCAGAGTTTGCACTCCGCATTGGCGACGACGGCCTGATCCTCGCCCAGCGTTTGGGGCACTGGATTTCCCGTGCTCCGGAGCTCGAAGAGGACATTGCGCTCGGCAACATCGCCCTGGACCAGCTGGGCCATGCCCGCTCCTTCCTGACCTACGCCGGCGCTGCCTGGGGCAAGTCCGAGGATGACCTGGCCTACTTCCGCCGCGAGCACGAGTTCCGCTCTGCGCACCTCTTTGAACAGCCCAATGGGGACTTTGCCGTCACCATCGCACGGCAGTTCATTGTGAGCTTCTACCAGTACCAGCTCTACACCGCCCTCATGGAATCCAGCGACCCCACCCTTGCGGCCATCTCCGCCAAGGCTGTCAAGGAAGTGGATTACCACCGCGACCACAGCGCCCAGTGGGTGCTGCGACTGGCTGGTGGCACGGAGGAATCCAGGAAGCGGATCATCCAAGGCTTCAAGCTGGTGTGGCCGTACGTGGATGAGATCTTCGAAGACGACCAGCTCACCACGCGCTTGGCCGAGGCCAGGGTTGCCGTGCAGCCCTCCAGCCTCCGGGCAGCTTTTGATCGCCTCACCGGCGAGATCATGGAGCAGGCACAGCTGGACATCCCCAACGTTCCGCAGTCCCTGGGCGGCGGCCGCCGCGGGAAGCACTCGGAATTCCTGGGATACATCCTGGCTGAGATGCAGGTACTGGCCCGTGAGCATCCCGGCGCAAGCTGGTGA
- a CDS encoding ATP-binding protein: MGETVADAMQGLAAVVADPDAERLDTVRTALTTAGFDVLAVSDAAALASSLPAHQPVVIVAESSVAHGLVSPGVPVLLILDGDRSVDFADMESWRVADYVMAPVRGHEVVHRVQTLIGRSTERARARGEIEALRESLRNVSSAIRETNDPQRIADHVVRGFGEAMNLDHVWFATFKDERVPSIRAQWSREGVPPLPDKMGEGEAAITATTNRLWAEADVLAVSDHRKDPDSEIATALRGWSCGLRPVSTVLLPVGEGNSAMGIIMLSTVEEEHHWTRAEVALMQHVAGNVAHGLIQGHLISAQQRVLHQLRQLDKAKTDFLATVNHELRTPLTSITAYLDMIQDGSAGPVPDSINKMLVVIARNSDRLRRLIEDMLTVSMQDASNLDLKPVDIAALLQVVVATLQPLAESRHVSVSFTEGGEDIEVTADEAKLEQVFTNIVANAIKFTPEGGRVGITSSVSASEDGRPAATVKIADTGLGIPEHDLPHIFTRFYRASNATSAAVPGSGLGLAIAHDIISRHMGRLHLDSTLGAGTTVSVELPVGGP, translated from the coding sequence GTGGGCGAGACCGTTGCCGATGCAATGCAGGGCCTTGCGGCCGTGGTGGCGGACCCGGATGCAGAGCGTTTGGACACGGTCCGGACTGCTCTCACCACTGCCGGCTTTGACGTTCTTGCGGTCAGCGATGCCGCCGCGTTGGCCAGCTCACTCCCCGCCCATCAGCCCGTCGTGATTGTGGCCGAAAGCAGCGTGGCGCACGGCTTGGTAAGCCCCGGTGTCCCCGTTCTGCTCATTCTGGACGGTGACCGTTCCGTTGATTTTGCCGACATGGAATCGTGGCGGGTTGCGGACTACGTCATGGCCCCGGTGCGCGGCCATGAGGTTGTGCACCGCGTCCAGACCCTGATTGGCCGCTCCACCGAACGGGCGCGGGCGCGCGGCGAGATCGAGGCCCTCCGCGAGAGCCTGCGGAACGTCTCCTCGGCCATAAGGGAAACCAACGATCCCCAACGCATCGCCGATCACGTGGTGCGGGGCTTCGGCGAGGCCATGAATCTTGACCACGTCTGGTTCGCCACCTTCAAGGACGAAAGGGTTCCCAGCATCCGCGCCCAGTGGAGCCGTGAGGGCGTACCGCCGCTTCCGGACAAGATGGGCGAAGGCGAAGCCGCGATCACCGCCACCACCAACAGGCTGTGGGCTGAAGCCGACGTGCTGGCAGTTTCCGATCACCGCAAGGACCCGGACTCCGAGATTGCCACAGCACTACGAGGATGGTCCTGTGGCCTCCGGCCCGTTTCCACGGTGCTGCTTCCCGTAGGCGAGGGAAACAGCGCCATGGGCATCATCATGTTGTCCACTGTGGAAGAAGAGCACCACTGGACCCGCGCCGAGGTTGCCTTGATGCAACACGTGGCCGGCAACGTGGCACACGGCCTCATCCAAGGACACCTCATCAGCGCCCAGCAACGGGTCCTGCACCAGCTCCGGCAACTGGATAAGGCCAAGACCGACTTCCTGGCCACGGTCAACCACGAGCTACGGACGCCCCTGACCTCCATCACCGCCTACCTGGACATGATCCAGGACGGTTCAGCAGGCCCGGTCCCGGACAGCATCAACAAGATGCTGGTGGTCATAGCCCGGAACTCCGATCGGCTCCGGCGCTTGATCGAGGACATGCTCACCGTGTCCATGCAGGACGCCAGCAACCTGGACCTCAAACCCGTGGATATTGCCGCACTGCTCCAAGTGGTGGTGGCGACACTCCAGCCACTGGCGGAATCACGGCACGTGTCCGTCTCCTTCACCGAGGGCGGCGAAGACATCGAGGTGACGGCTGACGAGGCCAAGCTGGAGCAGGTTTTCACCAACATCGTGGCCAACGCCATCAAGTTCACCCCGGAGGGCGGACGCGTGGGGATCACCAGTTCCGTTTCCGCCTCGGAGGACGGCAGGCCCGCAGCCACCGTGAAGATCGCGGACACCGGCCTGGGCATTCCGGAGCACGATCTTCCCCACATCTTCACCCGGTTCTACAGGGCCTCCAATGCCACCTCGGCCGCGGTTCCCGGCAGTGGCCTTGGACTGGCGATCGCCCACGACATCATCAGCCGGCACATGGGCAGGCTCCACTTGGACTCCACACTGGGGGCCGGAACCACGGTGTCCGTGGAGCTGCCGGTGGGCGGTCCCTGA
- the paaB gene encoding 1,2-phenylacetyl-CoA epoxidase subunit PaaB has translation MAPHGNPDAPASAASEINREAPKVAATTEEHQESPWSLWEVFVRSSRGLSHVHAGSLHAPDAAMALRNARDLYTRRNEGVSIWVVPAEAISASDPDSKGSFFESPQGKDYRHATYYTKSEGVKHL, from the coding sequence ATGGCTCCCCACGGTAACCCCGACGCCCCGGCAAGCGCCGCCAGCGAGATCAACCGGGAGGCCCCCAAGGTTGCGGCCACCACGGAAGAGCACCAGGAAAGCCCCTGGTCCTTGTGGGAAGTGTTTGTGCGTTCCAGCCGTGGTTTGTCCCACGTGCACGCAGGCTCCCTGCACGCCCCGGATGCCGCCATGGCCTTGCGGAATGCCCGTGACCTCTACACCCGCCGCAACGAGGGCGTTTCCATTTGGGTGGTCCCGGCGGAGGCCATCTCGGCCAGCGATCCGGACTCCAAGGGTTCCTTCTTTGAATCCCCCCAGGGCAAGGATTACCGCCACGCCACGTATTACACCAAGAGCGAAGGCGTGAAGCACCTGTGA
- a CDS encoding STAS/SEC14 domain-containing protein, producing the protein MDQHATSQDNQSQDNQPQDGQETGFDLVLEERGFLRLTWPRGARITESDAQRAMDRVNVLCGEDRHPMIVDMATTDDVTRGARSVFAKPCQANRIALWGSSPVDRVIANFFLGIMKPPCPTKFFTSETEALDWLVER; encoded by the coding sequence GTGGATCAGCACGCGACATCACAGGACAACCAATCACAGGACAACCAACCACAGGACGGTCAGGAGACCGGCTTTGATCTGGTGTTGGAGGAGCGGGGCTTTCTCCGGCTGACCTGGCCCAGGGGCGCGCGGATTACGGAATCCGATGCCCAGCGCGCCATGGACAGGGTCAACGTGCTGTGCGGCGAGGACCGCCATCCCATGATTGTGGATATGGCCACCACGGATGATGTGACCCGCGGCGCCCGTTCCGTCTTCGCCAAGCCATGCCAAGCCAACCGGATTGCGTTGTGGGGATCGTCCCCGGTGGACCGGGTGATCGCCAATTTCTTCCTTGGAATCATGAAGCCGCCGTGCCCCACCAAGTTCTTCACGTCTGAAACCGAAGCTTTGGATTGGCTGGTGGAACGCTGA
- a CDS encoding tetratricopeptide repeat protein, producing the protein MQSPHLASHLVAGLNARSKWKDRDFEEAFRLADDAARQAAEAGDDEAWWDMRYLQAECLRDQGLIEEYLDLAIDLKEHPLTAASPELGAKAGTMLAVAYQGLGRLQEAAETADEAANLAAWNPDLLYVRILAQRALIAALAESRLLDEAWQECLVLETLLTDDVDEDTAGKGYWVIGNVAFLADRVVDGGRYHDLASERLSPSKDVDLWARFNRASAEMRLQAKVSDAATLRCIERAELATDIVGGSERDHLEMSLVRAHWYFLSGDLHQATAILGPLCERSSILATQTAAEAHFLLARSLTESGRFEDALENFDQAAALFEQANLPERSAAVREHLRLENERRGQPHGG; encoded by the coding sequence ATGCAAAGCCCCCACCTTGCCTCCCACCTGGTAGCCGGGCTGAACGCCCGCTCAAAATGGAAGGACCGCGACTTCGAGGAAGCCTTCCGGTTGGCGGACGATGCTGCCCGGCAGGCCGCCGAAGCCGGTGATGACGAGGCTTGGTGGGACATGCGCTACCTGCAAGCGGAATGCCTCCGGGACCAGGGCCTGATTGAGGAGTACCTGGATCTTGCCATCGACTTGAAGGAGCACCCCCTCACGGCGGCATCGCCCGAACTGGGGGCAAAGGCCGGCACCATGCTTGCGGTGGCTTACCAAGGATTGGGCCGGCTTCAGGAAGCTGCCGAGACGGCGGACGAGGCCGCAAACCTCGCAGCGTGGAACCCTGACCTGCTGTATGTCCGGATTCTTGCCCAGCGGGCCCTGATTGCCGCATTGGCTGAAAGCCGTCTGCTGGACGAAGCCTGGCAGGAGTGCCTGGTCCTGGAAACCCTCCTGACCGACGACGTGGATGAGGATACGGCGGGCAAAGGCTACTGGGTGATTGGCAACGTGGCTTTCCTTGCCGACCGCGTGGTCGACGGCGGGCGCTACCACGATCTGGCGTCCGAAAGACTGTCCCCTTCCAAGGACGTGGATCTATGGGCGCGGTTCAACAGGGCGTCGGCAGAAATGCGGCTGCAGGCCAAGGTCAGTGATGCTGCCACGCTCCGCTGCATTGAAAGGGCGGAGCTTGCCACCGACATTGTGGGCGGCTCGGAACGCGACCATCTGGAGATGTCCTTGGTCCGCGCCCATTGGTATTTCCTCAGCGGTGATTTGCACCAAGCCACAGCCATTCTGGGACCACTCTGCGAAAGGTCCTCAATTTTGGCAACTCAAACCGCTGCCGAGGCACACTTTCTGCTGGCTCGGAGTTTGACCGAATCCGGCCGGTTTGAGGACGCATTGGAAAACTTCGATCAAGCTGCTGCCCTGTTCGAACAAGCAAACCTGCCCGAACGCAGCGCGGCAGTTCGCGAACACCTGCGGCTTGAAAATGAGCGCCGGGGCCAGCCACACGGGGGGTGA
- a CDS encoding putative bifunctional diguanylate cyclase/phosphodiesterase: MGTNLLAEDLEIIYGELEQRVEARTRQLHEAHQAMKHMAMTDPLTGLNNRSAFATALGEAQATAAKGQRSAILLLDMDGFKAINDSLGHTIGDKVLETVAARISGAVRKQDLVARMGGDEFAVLIPEATPAEAAAIGNRILTAVVEQITIEGQNLRCGASMGLRMTDAGHTAEQLMIEADVAMYESKADGRGKLKIFEPAMLHARQMRNQLVEELKEAISGSQLVLFYQPIIRLDTRGIEGVEALVRWNHPTRGLVMPDQFIPLAEETGIISELGGWVLRTAVEQLKQWRSDPLTASHDFSMRINVSAADLQRLEFVEDVREALTASGLDPSLLVLELTESAVIQGNDLDRYTLNSLRRLGVGLEIDDFGTGYSSISYLRRLPVDTVKVDRTLLAALGSDPSQPALLAAVLQLIRACGLNAVWEGIETAQQAEYLLGIGCTSGQGYYFSRPLPEAELTEQLKHHKAWPVIRD; the protein is encoded by the coding sequence ATGGGCACCAACCTCCTGGCCGAAGACCTGGAGATCATTTACGGAGAACTCGAACAGCGGGTGGAAGCACGGACCCGGCAGCTCCACGAGGCACACCAGGCCATGAAGCACATGGCCATGACCGATCCTTTGACTGGTTTGAACAACCGCTCTGCCTTTGCCACCGCCCTGGGCGAAGCGCAGGCCACCGCAGCCAAGGGTCAGCGATCGGCCATCCTGCTGCTGGACATGGACGGTTTCAAGGCCATCAACGACTCCCTGGGCCACACCATCGGCGACAAAGTGCTGGAAACCGTGGCTGCAAGGATCAGCGGAGCCGTGCGCAAACAGGACTTGGTGGCCCGCATGGGCGGCGACGAATTCGCGGTGCTCATCCCGGAGGCCACCCCCGCCGAGGCTGCCGCCATAGGCAACCGAATCCTCACTGCCGTTGTGGAACAAATAACCATTGAAGGCCAGAACCTGCGGTGCGGCGCCAGCATGGGACTCCGGATGACAGATGCCGGCCACACGGCAGAGCAGCTGATGATTGAAGCCGACGTGGCCATGTACGAATCCAAGGCGGACGGCCGCGGGAAGCTCAAGATTTTTGAACCCGCGATGCTGCACGCCCGCCAGATGCGTAACCAGTTGGTGGAGGAGCTCAAAGAGGCCATCAGCGGCTCACAACTGGTGCTTTTTTACCAGCCGATCATCCGGCTGGACACCCGGGGAATCGAAGGCGTGGAGGCCTTGGTCCGGTGGAACCACCCCACCCGCGGCCTCGTCATGCCGGATCAGTTCATTCCCCTCGCCGAAGAAACAGGAATCATCTCCGAGCTTGGCGGCTGGGTGCTCCGCACCGCCGTCGAGCAGTTGAAGCAATGGCGCAGCGACCCGCTGACGGCGAGCCACGACTTCAGCATGCGCATCAACGTCTCAGCCGCTGACCTGCAACGCCTTGAATTTGTTGAAGATGTGCGTGAGGCGTTGACAGCCTCCGGCCTGGATCCGTCGTTGCTGGTCCTCGAGCTGACGGAATCCGCCGTCATCCAGGGAAACGATCTGGACCGCTACACGCTCAACAGCCTGCGCAGGCTGGGCGTCGGCTTGGAAATTGACGATTTCGGCACCGGGTATTCGTCCATCAGCTACCTGCGCCGCTTGCCCGTGGACACCGTCAAAGTTGACCGCACACTGCTGGCCGCGCTGGGCAGCGACCCGTCACAGCCCGCCCTGCTGGCCGCTGTGCTGCAGCTGATCCGCGCGTGCGGATTGAACGCCGTGTGGGAGGGCATCGAAACCGCCCAGCAAGCCGAGTACCTGCTGGGCATCGGCTGCACCAGCGGGCAGGGCTACTACTTCAGCAGGCCACTGCCGGAGGCGGAACTGACGGAGCAGTTGAAGCATCACAAAGCATGGCCCGTCATCCGGGACTGA
- a CDS encoding class I SAM-dependent methyltransferase, which yields MLSSLGKYLLIPRLIKLSSAAPKDPLTAWDRYWGDIRSTGATGDVLWDSGSDHELNSYISKLKLLDPALPIVDVGCGNGSFTRLLARHFPLAVGLDYSANAVERARREAEGIPTASFAVCDGTAPDAAATIASALAVAGWHGDANVFIRGVLHVLDAKGRAALAANMLPVVGERGAVFLAETNFPGTPVDYVSHLGATRKSIPAPLEWAIRGLPMPGRFGAKQRSAAFTTSDWNLVEDGSAGIETRPLSNPETPDVIPGYFAVLRAR from the coding sequence ATGTTATCCAGCCTGGGAAAGTATTTGCTGATTCCGCGACTCATCAAGCTCTCCTCTGCTGCCCCCAAGGATCCGCTGACGGCGTGGGACCGGTACTGGGGTGACATCCGCTCCACCGGGGCTACGGGGGATGTCCTGTGGGACTCCGGCAGCGACCATGAGTTGAACAGTTACATCTCCAAGCTCAAACTGTTGGACCCTGCCCTTCCCATTGTTGATGTAGGTTGCGGCAACGGCAGTTTCACCCGGCTGCTTGCCCGGCACTTCCCCTTGGCCGTGGGGCTGGACTATTCCGCCAATGCCGTTGAACGGGCCCGCCGGGAAGCGGAGGGAATTCCGACGGCGTCCTTCGCCGTCTGCGATGGAACGGCACCGGATGCTGCGGCTACTATCGCTTCTGCCTTGGCCGTCGCCGGCTGGCACGGTGACGCGAATGTGTTCATCCGGGGTGTGCTGCATGTCCTGGATGCCAAGGGTCGTGCGGCATTGGCGGCCAATATGCTGCCGGTGGTTGGTGAACGCGGCGCAGTCTTCCTGGCCGAAACCAATTTCCCTGGCACCCCTGTTGACTACGTCAGCCACCTTGGAGCCACCCGGAAATCCATACCGGCTCCCTTGGAGTGGGCCATCAGGGGCTTGCCCATGCCTGGCCGCTTCGGCGCCAAGCAGCGGTCGGCCGCGTTTACGACGTCGGACTGGAACCTTGTGGAGGACGGCTCAGCGGGCATTGAAACCCGCCCGCTGAGCAATCCCGAAACCCCGGACGTGATTCCCGGGTACTTCGCGGTACTCCGCGCCCGCTGA
- a CDS encoding GNAT family N-acetyltransferase gives MPDIELPITTDRLILRRFEAEDLERFHSYQSLPETARFLLRKELTMTKAMEALGRYANFEFKQEGDWLCLAIESKDRPGLMGEVVLKWLEGTGQGEVGWILHPDARGQGIATEAAGAVLDLAFGQLAFHRIDAKLDALNTGSAGICQRLGMRLEATLVDNWHYKGQWASEKIFAILDHEWHAIRGISPG, from the coding sequence ATGCCCGATATTGAGCTCCCCATCACCACCGACCGCCTGATCCTGCGGCGTTTTGAAGCCGAGGATCTTGAGCGGTTCCACAGCTACCAATCGCTGCCGGAAACTGCCAGGTTCCTGCTCCGCAAGGAGCTGACCATGACCAAAGCCATGGAGGCCCTGGGCCGCTACGCCAACTTCGAATTCAAGCAGGAGGGCGACTGGCTGTGCCTGGCCATTGAGAGCAAGGACCGGCCCGGGCTGATGGGTGAGGTGGTGTTGAAGTGGCTTGAGGGTACCGGCCAAGGAGAAGTCGGTTGGATCCTGCACCCGGATGCACGCGGCCAGGGGATCGCCACCGAGGCCGCCGGTGCTGTCCTGGACCTGGCGTTTGGACAGCTCGCATTCCACCGGATTGATGCCAAGCTGGACGCACTGAACACGGGCTCTGCGGGTATTTGTCAGCGCCTGGGCATGCGTCTGGAAGCCACCCTGGTGGACAACTGGCATTACAAGGGCCAATGGGCCAGCGAGAAAATCTTCGCCATCCTGGATCACGAATGGCATGCGATCCGGGGCATCAGTCCCGGATGA